A region of the Fulvia fulva chromosome 7, complete sequence genome:
TAATCACCTGCCCAACAGTCAACGCGTTCACTAATCTGCTACGCCTAACTGCCTCCGTAACGTCCTCCGTACTGTAGTACTAACTCGAACTATGCTTCATCCACGGATTCCACCCAAACTACAGATCCTTATGAATATCCGGAGCATCCGGATCTTTGTAAGTCGCCTTCGAGCCGCTACGGAGCTACGTAACAGTCGTCGATGCTCTTCCCGAAAGTTCATGCTCAGACTGGCCAGTGAACACAAGATTCTAGATATCCTCTAAGTCTCTCGAGACTATCGAGGAAAAGATCTCTTCGTCTACGACTCTAGTATCGGTAATAGTGAAGCGGTACTCGGTCCAGTACTTACGATAGGCTTCGCGATAAAGATAACTAGCTTCTTTGTAGGTCTGGCGAGAGGCTAGGAGGAGCGCCTTAGTCGGTGGTCGTGCAGTGCGGAGGTCGACGTTTTCGGACACATCGACTGTATAGAGAAACTTATAGACGGAGTTGCGGAGCTCCGTGGGGATGTCGAGAAGGCTTTTCGGTGCTATAACTTGCGCGTACGTAGGATCTCGCGTCTAGTGGCGGTTATCTACTAGGGTAAGTGTAATGGTATTTGTTAGGAGTCAGGGTTTTGTAGTGGTGACGTTAAGTCGGGTTAGGACGAGTGATGAAGAGTTTAGGTTTGGAAGTGTGCGGTCAAATGTAGAATTCCAATCTTATAAAGAGCAATACGCTAAGCTAAAAACGTCCGTACGTTTAAATCAAATGAATAACCTAAGCTCCTACTGCCCCTAAAGTCCATTTACGCAAATTCGCCTATTCGGCTTAAGGGATAAACGTTAACTCAAGTCTCTCGGTAAAACTACGTCGCTGTTAGTACGTAAAGTCTTATAGCCTTATACGTAAGCACTTACAACGCGTCTTAGTCGAGGAGAAACTTTTGGCGGGCTGCTAAGAAGGACCTTGCTAGTCTTAACTTAAGCTCGAAGGTTATAATATACGCAGAGTAAAGGAAAGAAATTTGTGCAGCTTACATTCTACTTCGTATATTATAAGAGTAGTTAGACTATAGTCCTGCTGTCGCTGTCGATTGACGCTTGTAAGTAGCTGCTATGTGCGAGGGTGTGATGTTCTCGATCCTGTTAGGTGACAAGATAATATTGGCGTCTTCATCGATAGTAGGTCTCTAGTACATTTGTAATACACTTGCGTAGAGTTGAAAGGTGTCGTGTTAGGAGAAAGTGGCTAGGTTCTATTAAGGTAGTTGAGTAGAAGTTGTGTTGGGTTAAGAGGAGAATATTAGAGAGGAAGTGGCGAGTGTACTTAAGCGTGACCCATCAAAGCATAACCTCCCTCCTCCTAGTAGCGGTTAAACATCCTCGTCACAAAGAGCAGCTGCAGCATATTCAACTACATGTCTAGCTCGCCGTTGCTCGCTGCTTGTGCGAGCTAGTCCGCAGTATCGAAGATCATCTCCTAGTGCCTAGTCCCCGAAGAAGAGGAAAAGAAGAACTTATTAGTGAAACTTGGGCTATAAACCATCTTGCCGTGCCAGCCGCTAGGGACCCGTACTACAGTTATAGGGACGTTGCCTTACGGGTAGTTGTAGAAGCCGGTAATCTCGAGGTTCTAGATGTAGGCCAGGTTGTTCGGGTTGTAGATAAGGACGAGGCCTCGGAGGTGGACGTCGGGGAGGTGGAAGCTAGAGGAGGTCTAGTACTTGCGGTAGGCTTTAAGGTAAAGGGCGTATGTCTTAGAGTAGGTGTTGCGGCAGGCTAGGAGGAGGGACTTGGATAGTAGGTTTGGTTTGCGGAGGTCGGGGTCGTCGTCGTCTAAGGTAAAGGAGAGGTTATAGATAATGTGGCGGAGCTCCCTCGGCTAGCTATCGAGCAGCTAGCTCTGCTAGCTTTGATTCTTAGTACATGCTTTGGTTTAGCTAGTGCCTTGGCCGATCGTGTTCGAGATCGCGTTTGCACAGGCATGGTGCCGTGTCGGTCGAGAAAGGTATTTAGTTTCTATGTCGAGGTCAGTCGAAGAAGAAGGATGGAAGCGGGCGGTCGCTATAGCCTTCTTACCCGAATGCGTTGGTGCTATAAACCCGGCTTCGGATAAGATCAAAGAGCAAGTCTTATGTCGTCTCTGCCGAGAAAGGTATCCAATTTCTGTGTCGAGGTGTTCGAAAAAGAAGGATGAAAGTGTGCGGTCGCTGTGGCCTTCTTACCTAGATGTGGTGGTGCTATAAATTCGGACTCGGAAAAGATCAAAGAGCAAGTGTTATGACCTGCGCTCCACTTCCTTGCAGCCCGCTCCGCTCCCGCTTTATTCGTTTCTCCCGACCTATAGCCGACCTTTACCTCCCTTCCTGGCCTACAATATACCTCACCCTGTTGGAAACTGGCTAGTAGTGAGAACTCTAATGCTTGAGGAACTATCTAAGGGCTGCGAATAGCAGCATCTATATCATACACGTTGGTTTGCTCGTCTCGTTTGCTGAAGGTGTGAGAAGAGTCTTAGACAATCAACACACCCCTTGCTGAACACACAAGCCGCAGGGACCCTCGCCAGAAACCTCGCCCTCGCCGTCATCCCCTCTACCATCCTCATGTTCTCCTCATCCCCCTCCCTCCCCTCCCCTCCACCTGCCCAGACCTCCACATCTCACCCCTTACCAAAAGCATAAGCCCCAACCATCCTCTCCACAGACCTCACCCTCACCCTCATCCCCTCGACCATCCTCCTCACCTCCTCACCCTTATCCCCCCCTTCCTTGCCCTCCACCAACTTTCGCTTCCACATCCTCCCCAACGCCCCACAACAAACCCTCTCACCAAGACTGAGCTGCTCCAGCCCTACAGTCGCCAGCTCACGCACAATCCAGCTCGCCAACCGCTCCCGAAATTCTGCGAGGCAGCACAGCTCATCGCGTGCCCTGGGTTCATGGTAGCCGCTGGCATGAAGCTCGAGGTATCGCTCGGCCTTGCGTTCGAGGAGAGATTGGAAGTCGTGCCAGACGGGACCTGCTAGGGCTGCGCGGTAGAGGGGGGAGAATTCGTGGCGGATCAAGGGGTGGGTTTGGAGGATCGATGGACGGGCAGAGAGGTGCTGAGGCGATGTGGGTGAAGGTGCGGGTTGAGAGGCAAGACCTCCTATGAAGATATGCCCTCCATTTATGAGGTCAGTTCTGACGCCTAGGTATCCAGTATGGGTCGCTTCGACGGCCGCATCCGAGAAGGAGGCTTGGAGATCAAGGAGTAGGAAGGCGTAGATATTGCTGCGGAGTTCCGGTGGGAGGGAGGGCAAGAAGCATTGGGATGCTGAGGTTGTTGGCACAGTGGCAGGTGCGGGTGCAGTGTTGACAGACACACCCATGTTGTCGAATGCTGTTGGGAGCACGGGAAAACGCTTCAGACGGGCGATTGAGCCATATGAATATGCCGCCTCCAGTGACTCAAGCCTTGACAAATTTCCATGACTTGCACTAGAATGACCACCAAAAGGCGGATGAGTGGAAGACTTGTTTCACCAAGCTATCGATACCAAAGCTTCGCTTCCCAGAAGACCCCCAGTACCATCCCCCAGTCTTATGAGTGGAAAAACGCCATGAACACCGTCCCAATTCATATTTCTCCATAACATCGTGACAAACATCCAACTCATCCATGAGGATGCACTTCCTTTGTCAACACCATAACGCCATTCCAGGAATGATCTCGATTGTGCTCACTCGTCACGTGATGAATCAGTTCCATCGCTATCTTCATCTTCCTCTAGCACTATCTTCCTGAGCACGCTCTTGTCGAACAGGTCGATGACGAATCTGTACTGTGGTATACGGTATGCGTGACTCGCCAGTAGGATCATGACCTTGCGGAAGAGCGCTGGTGATTCGAAGCCAGCGACCTTCTTGTGCTTGAAGCCGTTGAGCTCGGTCAAGGCTTTGTTCGTAAGGACCGTGTTGCCCAACTTAGTGATTGAGTCTAGAATGTGTTGATTCTGTGGTTCGACATCGGTGATCGCACCTGGCCTGCTGTGTAGGATCGCGCTTTTGCGTCCTGGATTCGCGAATGGCTGCAGCGAGAAGAGCTTCTCGAAGTCCACCGGTAAGACGTAGCCAAGACTCTCTCCCATCACGTTGACAGTGCCATCCCAGCCGTACTCGGCGAGAATCTCCTGGCCGTGTAGACTGCGTGAGATCAGTCCAAGCACAAAGAAGGCGGTCCCACGTAGTGTCATGACTTGCGAGTCTTCGGCAATCTGGACGATGTATTTGACGACATCAGTATGCTCAAGAAAGGGAGCTCCAAGTTCCATAGATCCGACATTGCCGACCGCCCAGAGGCATCCTTTGACCTTGAGGATCGTTTCGGGGTCTTCGTCCTCCATAGCGAAGTCCTGAATCGTGGCAGTGAACTCTTCGAAATGCCCTTTCGCTTTAAGCAGTTCGCAGCCTTCAGCAGTACGAGTGAGCTCACGATAGAAGTGGGGAGGAACGTAGCCAAAGTCTTGCGGGCCAAGGGTGTCGTCTAAGGATGACTGTGGCTTCTCCGGCAGGTCTGAAAGTGCACGAGCCAGGGACGCTTCCACGACTGTTACATAGCTGTCGTTGCGACCGAGGAACCAGTCGTCCATCTCCCTCGTGATGTAGTCAAGGCCGTCAAGGTAGTGATAGCCAACAGAGGTAGACAAGAAGCGTAGTAGCAAAGGAGCGCCAATCTCACCAAGATGGTCGAGTGCAGGCCGACATTTGACGACATACTCCAGGGATCTAAAATCGTTGCACGTTTCTTCCAGAATCCGAATGGCCACTTCGCAGACCTCGATCTCTGGATCGTAGAGCTGGCTTACCAAAAGCTTGATAGCCCATTCGGAGGGACCGCCGCCCGGTGTCATAGGCTCCACAGGCTCGATGGCGTACTTGCGTAAGATCCTGGTGGCCATTATCCGCATGTGCTTTGAACCAGCGATCATGGCTTTCGACAGAATGATTCTTGGATGGCTGTCCAGCGTATAGTCCAGGCTCGTCAGTAAGCATTTGATCAGATCATCCCGGCTCTTCAGCTCCACAATGTGGTAGAACATATTGATAATGTGCCACCGTTCGAGGATCTGCAATCCTTTTGAGTCGCTGCACATGATGCCCAGCATTGCGAAATAGCCGCCAACGAGTGTGTCCGATAGACGATCTGGCGAAAAGAGTGGATTCTTGGAGGTGATGCCACTTTCGGAATCTAGCTGAGCCAGACACTCTGCCAATTGACGAATAGCTTTGTTGTTGAAGAGGAAATTCGCGCCTTCCGATGTCTGCAGCAAGGTTTTGACTAACGTACAGGACATCTTGACATATCGTTGATTCGCCTTGGTGTTAGAGGCGTCCGAGAAGCGGAATTGAAATGGTCGTAGAAACTTGAGGAGACGATGCACGAACTTGGACTTCTCGACAGCTTCGTGCAGTAGCTTCGGGTTCGTAAGTGGTCCATCAATCAACTCCTGTATGATAGTCCAGTCCCACTTCAGGTAATTGACCGTGTTCAGGACGCCAGTCTCGAGCACGCGGGCTCTAAACTGCACTTCGTCTATTTCCGCAGTAGCCTGTGTTTTCGAGGCAGAACGTGCTCGCGCGCCATCAGTCTCTTCGTAAGTCTTGGTTGTTGTCGTGGAAGGATCGGATCTCCAGAGTTTCAGGTTGACCTTATCGACCTGGTACACTGTAGACAATGCGGTGTGCCGCTCCTCCGTGTCAAATTTGACTGCATTGTTGAAGAGGCCTGGCATCGTCTGAAGCTGCGCACTCCACGAAGTTGGCAGCAGCTCGCTCGCTTTCTTCAGCACTTCTGCAATGATGAGATTCGTCCTTCGCCTCAGTGCATCAGTCGGCGCATCATGCTCTGCATGAAGCAAGGCTTGCAACAGACCATGCCGGAGCAGTACAGCAAGCGCAACCGCGATGAAGTGCTGCACTAGATTGCGCTTTTGCCGATCATTGTCGGTTTCTCGCTTCTTGTGTTGCGAAGGATCATTCTCCAGATTCAGGGTCGCAACGCGAGCGTAAGTGGTCAATCGTCTGCCGCCGATGAAGGGCGTAGACCAAGATCGTTTCTCCAG
Encoded here:
- a CDS encoding Target of rapamycin complex 2 subunit ste20, coding for MTQPNPRANGPPAGTLRDNVLVPPSRSTKDGGSLSAASLLTAKQASHIRQVPPPPGSFTSDLKSFSSRLDLNSYGGGMEDGAVDPATSEQKQQEYRQEIEKHTRLKAGTENLLEALSTQKAKKAKDQRLAAESQLNASNRKIAQLKIDLEAEIQRSKEQPMSPKGRLSQLFRPSLERARVDAERMQIPAESPEQQDPELESPTYILAEILQALEVEDMQPDYYVNQANDLVELFRRHPTLKYDLAWSIFGLRMQVMLLSDSREVVAAGYRVIRYAITDRKSLQTIRGLHTDVLVILSLVKESKARVEREQAIKFVRSFLDVRDGIHEIHPAIVRIIAAVADHSDDQLRSIAILTLAEMLLKDPMLVVIAGGISVLSDAMGSGVYHAPETLIGPLLHLMDLPARRGVLRSGFEFSSAFATFTEPHASHLEERLVASSRVIAGMFKSWSGLMTLSLHDFLPVRSVVSSLYIADFRVRTATLDLLADILRLEKRSWSTPFIGGRRLTTYARVATLNLENDPSQHKKRETDNDRQKRNLVQHFIAVALAVLLRHGLLQALLHAEHDAPTDALRRRTNLIIAEVLKKASELLPTSWSAQLQTMPGLFNNAVKFDTEERHTALSTVYQVDKVNLKLWRSDPSTTTTKTYEETDGARARSASKTQATAEIDEVQFRARVLETGVLNTVNYLKWDWTIIQELIDGPLTNPKLLHEAVEKSKFVHRLLKFLRPFQFRFSDASNTKANQRYVKMSCTLVKTLLQTSEGANFLFNNKAIRQLAECLAQLDSESGITSKNPLFSPDRLSDTLVGGYFAMLGIMCSDSKGLQILERWHIINMFYHIVELKSRDDLIKCLLTSLDYTLDSHPRIILSKAMIAGSKHMRIMATRILRKYAIEPVEPMTPGGGPSEWAIKLLVSQLYDPEIEVCEVAIRILEETCNDFRSLEYVVKCRPALDHLGEIGAPLLLRFLSTSVGYHYLDGLDYITREMDDWFLGRNDSYVTVVEASLARALSDLPEKPQSSLDDTLGPQDFGYVPPHFYRELTRTAEGCELLKAKGHFEEFTATIQDFAMEDEDPETILKVKGCLWAVGNVGSMELGAPFLEHTDVVKYIVQIAEDSQVMTLRGTAFFVLGLISRSLHGQEILAEYGWDGTVNVMGESLGYVLPVDFEKLFSLQPFANPGRKSAILHSRPGAITDVEPQNQHILDSITKLGNTVLTNKALTELNGFKHKKVAGFESPALFRKVMILLASHAYRIPQYRFVIDLFDKSVLRKIVLEEDEDSDGTDSSRDE